A DNA window from Centropristis striata isolate RG_2023a ecotype Rhode Island chromosome 10, C.striata_1.0, whole genome shotgun sequence contains the following coding sequences:
- the fhip1b gene encoding FHF complex subunit HOOK-interacting protein 1B encodes MSWLSRLNPRGPGSRSGRSAVPSSPCTADPETCLMVFENHWRQVSWVLEQQEPSSSSDDLTAVRNHTDQMLCLLAEERPAESPEGSVGVAPMGPILELVVTENILEHLVQWHLRRGLDPDSQGALLKLFEMLIGQSQQPLLQHTAVLHPLLRLLGACADPELGCPPALENSLVLLLNQICVSMARQPVVLEMLFRAAPAQQGSTNLLIFSLLVPFIHRDGAIGQQARDALLLVMATSANHEAVARYIAENSYFCPVLATGLSALYSSLPRKIEVRGDDWHALRREDWMVVSSLVLFMNSLEFCNAVVQVAHPLVRSQLLDYLHNGFLVPVMGPALHKSSVDEMIASTAYLDLFLRSVSETSLLKTFLRFILLHRHDNDTILETLLTRISSNSRLCMVSLSLFRTLLSLNCEDVMLQLVLRYLLPCTHVMLSQRRAIRETDLYGKSANKFLSLIPECCRMNASSSAERDEDSAFWGKVLNSPTTESPAPPRPSTPSRLAFFIRQSSSGGGSGGGGPSTPTSMEPLQSGPSSSHPLSPDSPMHQQQTNTECLDWDSGYLEYLKDARRGIEICSWACRNWSAPYDGENPSPNSAPPPPPPPTSNPSMAMFPEHFSLQQGGSSNTPPGQQRAAIVAAARSEWSSSERDSGEWDVTIGKNNCISLTPRSKKRSLQREELLPKPVPQLVPSSSSLSSATPLSTSHPTSSPAPHNPTSAIAVSYQAMYNGTTGQGDGCSDNRDRGLEVKKVKRDLGEQQQYLDENANQNGSLVTCPSQSCTALPQSIFSNSEMSDAESLCTNQIASQSPVTQPTSDTKLLTSDTSNTHSASSDLPEANQTQQSVESLIKELLEQAPGEPQLPGDSNGQGISIEAFTQELRELEDRVKERSRAACQQEETARESLSSERQEEEQQPSSALEVKPTGDTKGDGPVIGLCSPARPLNQPASQPYTGPFMVVLFAKLENMLQNSLYVNILLTGIVAQLACYPQPLLRSFLLNTNMVFQPSVKSLIQVLGSVKNRIEAFAASHEDFPAMLKKAQQYLVARGKVDWADCPAGVPTLRRSDSLVKSRKPSLGDLILRHTNSPTRARHAAQLALAHVRDGGQSLHSALFRGGGGGGGSGLEKQAEALRVKNAVYCAVIFCEFLKELAALAQEHAVSLPFPHSQEAEE; translated from the exons ATGAGCTGGCTGAGCAGGTTGAACCCGCGGGGCCCTGGGAGTCGGTCCGGCAGGAGCGCCGTCCCCTCCAGCCCCTGCACTGCTGACCCAGAGACCTGCCTCATGGTTTTTGAGAACCACTGGAGACAG gtatctTGGGTGTTGGAGCAGCAGGAACCCTCTTCCTCCAGCGATGATCTGACCGCAGTGAGGAATCACACCGACCAGATGTTGTGTCTGCTTGCAGAGGAGCGGCCTGCTGAGAGCCCAGAGGGAAGCGTCGGTGTGGCACCTATGGGCCCCATACTGGAGCTGGTGGTCACTGAGAATATTCTAGAGCACCTGGTTCAGTGGCACCTCCGCCGCGGCCTGGACCCCGACAGCCAGGGGGCGCTGCTTAAGCTGTTTGAGATGCTCATCGGTCAGTCCCAGCAgcctctgctgcagcacacagCCGTCCTCCACCCCCTGCTGAGGCTGCTGGGAGCCTGCGCTGATCCAGAACTCGGTTGTCCTCCAGCCCTTGAAAACAGCCTGGTACTCCTGCTCAACCAG ATCTGTGTGTCCATGGCCCGGCAGCCGGTTGTTCTAGAGATGTTGTTCCGAGCAGCACCGGCTCAGCAGGGCTCCACCAACCTGCTCATCTTCTCCCTCCTCGTGCCGTTTATCCACCGGGACGGAGCCATCGGACAGCAGGCCAGAGATGCACTGCTACTCGTCATGGCGACCTCAGCCAACCACGAGGCCGTGGCACGTTACATTGCTGAAAACTCTTACTTCTGCCCG GTGTTGGCTACGGGCCTCAGTGCTCTCTACTCCTCCCTGCCCAGAAAGATTGAGGTGCGAGGAGACGACTGGCATGCCCTGCGGCGGGAGGACTGGATGGTTGTGTCATCGCTTGTGTTGTTCATGAACTCTCTGGAGTTCTGCAACGCTGTGGTGCAGGTCGCTCATCCCTTGGTCCGCTCCCAGCTCCTGGACTACCTCCATAACGGCTTCCTTGTACCTGTCATGGGCCCTGCACTGCACAAG tcgTCGGTGGACGAGATGATTGCCAGCACCGCCTACCTGGACCTTTTCCTGCGCAGTGTGTCGGAGACATCCCTCCTTAAAACCTTCCTGCGCTTCATCCTGCTGCATCGCCACGACAACGACACAATCCTGGAAACACTGCTCACACGCATAAGCAGCAATTCAAgg CTCTGCATGGTATCATTGAGCCTCTTTAGGACTCTTCTGTCACTGAACTGTGAAGACGTCATGCTGCAGCTCGTTCTCAG GTATCTACTGCCCTGTACACATGTAATGCTGAGTCAGCGTCGTGCTATCAGGGAGACTGACCTGTACGGAAAGTCTGCAAATAAGTTCCTGTCGCTGATCCCCGAGTGCTGCCGGATGAATGCATCATCCTCTGCTGAGCGGGACGAGGACAGTGCATTCTGGGGCAAAG TATTGAACAGTCCCACCACAGAGTCTCCAGCTCCTCCCAGACCCAGCACTCCATCCCGCTTAGCCTTTTTCATCCGCCAATCGAGCAGTGGGGGTGGATCAGGAGGAGGGGGTCCCTCTACCCCCACCAGCATGGAGCCGCTGCAGTCGGGTCCTTCCAGTTCCCACCCTCTGTCCCCTGACAGCCCGATGCACCAGCAGCAGACTAACACAGAGTGTCTGGACTGGGATTCGGGTTACCTGGAGTACCTCAAAGACGCCCGGCGGGGCATCGAGATTTGCTCCTGGGCCTGCCGAAACTGGTCGGCGCCCTATGATGGAGAAAACCCCTCCCCGAACTCGGCACCTCCACCCCCGCCTCCCCCTACCTCCAACCCCTCCATGGCTATGTTCCCTGAGCACTTTTCTTTGCAGCAGGGAGGAAGCAGTAACACCCCTCCAGGCCAGCAGAGGGCGGCCATTGTAGCTGCAGCACGATCCGAGTGGAGCAGCTCAGAGCGGGACAGTGGCGAGTGGGACGTTACGATCGGCAAAAACAACTGCATCAGCCTTACACCGCGGTCGAAGAAACGCAGCCTGCAGAGAGAGGAGCTCCTGCCAAAGCCTGTACCTCAACTGGtcccctcttcttcctctttgtcTTCAGCCACCCCTTTGTCAACTTCCCACCCCACGTCGTCCCCAGCGCCTCATAATCCCACCTCTGCCATCGCTGTTAGCTACCAGGCCATGTATAACGGAACCACGGGGCAGGGGGACGGGTGCTCAGACAATCGCGACAGAGGACTGGAGGTAAAGAAGGTGAAGAGAGACTTAggggagcagcagcagtattTGGATGAAAATGCAAATCAAAATGGATCTCTTGTCACCTGCCCCTCCCAAAGCTGCACCGCTCTCCCACAGTCCATTTTTAGCAACAGTGAAATGAGTGATGCAGAATCactttgcactaaccagattgCCTCTCAGAGCCCCGTCACCCAGCCGACATCTGACACCAAACTGCTGACCAGTGacacctcaaacacacacagtgcatcCTCAGATCTTCCAGAAGCCAACCAGACGCAACAATCTGTAGAGAGTCTTATCAAGGAGCTGCTAGAGCAGGCGCCAGGAGAGCCACAGCTCCCCGGAGACTCCAACGGTCAGGGCATCAGCATAGAGGCCTTCACGCAGGAGCTGAGGGAGCTGGAGGACCGGGTGAAGGAGCGCAGCCGAGCAGCTTGTCAGCAGGAGGAAACTGCCAGAGAGTCCCTGTCCTCTGAgcggcaggaggaggagcaacagCCGTCCTCGGCCCTCGAGGTGAAGCCGACGGGTGACACAAAGGGAGACGGCCCTGTGATCGGCCTCTGCAGTCCTGCTAGACCACTCAATCAGCCTGCCTCTCAGCCGTACACAG GTCCGTTCATGGTGGTTCTGTTTGCCAAGCTGGAGAACATGCTCCAGAACTCGCTGTACGTCAACATCCTGCTCACGGGCATCGTGGCCCAGCTGGCCTGCTATCCTCAGCCGCTCCTACGCTCCTTCCTGCTCAACACCAACATGGTCTTCCAGCCCAGCGTCAAGTCACTGATCCAG GTTCTCGGTTCTGTGAAGAACCGTATCGAGGCGTTTGCAGCCTCTCACGAAGACTTCCCGGCCATGCTGAAGAAAGCCCAGCAGTACCTGGTGGCCCGAGGCAAAGTGGACTGGGCTGACTGTCCTGCGGGAGTTCCTACCCTGAGGCGCTCTGATTCCCTAG TGAAAAGTCGTAAGCCATCTCTCGGAGACCTGATCCTTCGCCACACCAACAGCCCGACCCGTGCTCGACACGCCGCCCAGCTGGCCCTCGCACACGTGCGGGACGGTGGCCAATCCCTGCACAGCGCTCTGTTCAGAGGCGGTGGAGGCGGAGGGGGATCCGGCCTGGAGAAGCAAGCCGAGGCACTACGGGTGAAGAACGCCGTCTACTGCGCCGTTATCTTCTGTGAGTTCCTCAAGGAGCTGGCTGCCCTGGCTCAGGAGCATGctgtctctctgccttttcCTCACAGCCAGGAGGCAGAGGAATAG
- the cnga4 gene encoding cyclic nucleotide-gated cation channel alpha-4: MDKTEDVSIRSNHWQRLLRWQRGQKVSVEGEDGIKDEAKHKPKLDLKLKLNWKEWVLDPADQFYYVWLQVMILPIVYNWVIIILRTCFDTIALSYLPVWLTLDYVADLMYVADMIITVHTGHLEQGILIRDLAQLKKRYLHSKQFLRDLVSLLPTDLLYFVIGIQTPLVRVNRLLRIPRLSEALDRMETRTSYPNTFRISKLMIYIFVLIHWNACLYFSLSNYIGFGTDHWVYPNISLPEYASMRRQYFHSFWFSAQIFTTVGDTPLPRREEQYLFMITDLLIAVLVFASIVGNVGNVITSLRDRDNVFFPNHELVKAYLRSHHISKELRQRIDNWYQHLHINKKIMRENEILQQLPLHLRTEIAVSVHLPTLSKVTIFQSCEKSLLEELVLKLTPQVFSPGEYVCRKGDVGHEMYIIKEGKLAVVADDGVTQFAVLTESNFFGEISILNIKGNKSGNRRTANIRSIGYSDLFSLSKEDLTDVLSEFPAAKRHLEEKGRQILTKMGMLEESGEAEEGEAEKVETKIQRLESNLEVLQTKLARLMVELESSNRKMQARVEQLECEVAALETQLPDDGEEGEIGEGRGEGVGGEVGWEREEAEGEEEEGSDGKVKKQGQGEDGNDVTKEGDGESTKSTKEDIERMMGGDKSGQKDPDDREKKKEDDGEKNKDKTGDDRPGKGDGAEIEPEDEKSGERGSKEENEKTDEGSENIENEQKEEEQKKMNEKAK, translated from the exons ATGGATAAAACAGAGGATGTTAGTATTAGAAGTAACCATTGGCAGAGACTGCTCAGGTGGCAACGGGGGCAGAAGGTGTCTGTGGAAGGAGAAGATGGAATCAAGGATGAAGCGAAACATAAACCTAAACTGGATCTGAAGCTGAAACTTAa CTGGAAAGAGTGGGTGTTAGATCCGGCAGATCAGTTTTATTACGTCTGGCTACAGGTCATGATCCTTCCCATCGTCTACAACTGGGTGATCAtcattttgag GACATGCTTTGATACAATTGCACTGAGCTACCTCCCTGTGTGGCTTACACTGGACTATGTGGCAGACCTCATGTATGTAGCTGACATGATCATCACTGTTCACAcag GTCACTTGGAGCAGGGTATCCTGATCAGGGACCTAGCTCAGCTGAAGAAGCGCTACCTGCACTCTAAACAATTTTTACGTGACTTAGTTTCCTTGCTGCCCACCGACCTTCTCTACTTTGTCATTGGCATCCAAACGCCGCTGGTGCGGGTCAACCGCCTTCTGCGAATACCCCGACTCAGCGAGGCCCTGGACCGCATGGAGACGAGAACCTCCTACCCCAACACCTTCCGCATCTCCAAGCTCATGATCTACATCTTTGTGTTGATCCACTGGAACGCCTGTCTCTACTTTTCACTGTCCAACTACATTGGCTTTGGAACCGATCATTGGGTTTACCCCAACATCTCCCTCCCAGAGTACGCCTCCATGCGTCGACAGTACTTTCACTCCTTCTGGTTCTCCGCACAGATTTTCACCACTGTAGGAGACACCCCGCTGCCAAGAAGAGAAGAGCAGTACTTGTTTATGATTACAGACCTGCTCATTGCTGTGCTGGTCTTTGCATCGATTGTTGGCAATGTTGGCAATGTCATCACAAGCCTAAGAGATCGTGATAATGTCTTTTTCCCTAACCACGAGCTG GTGAAGGCTTACCTGCGCAGCCATCATATTAGCAAGGAGCTTCGTCAGCGAATCGACAACTGGTACCAGCATCTTCACATCAACAAGAAGATCATGAGAGAGAATGaaatcctgcagcagctgcccTTACACTTGAGGACAGAGATTGCTGTCAGCGTTCACCTTCCCACACTCTCCAAAGTCACCATCTTCCAGAGCTGTGAGAAAAGTCTGCTGGAGGAGCTGGTGCTTAAACTAACACCTCAG GTGTTCAGTCCAGGAGAGTACGTCTGCAGAAAAGGAGATGTAGGCCATGAAATGTACATAATCAAAGAGGGGAAACTTGCAGTTGTGGCAGATGACGGGGTCACACAGTTTGCTGTGCTGACTGAATCAAATTTCTTTGGGGAAATTAGTATCCTCAATATTAAAG GTAACAAGTCAGGCAATCGCCGAACTGCCAACATCCGAAGCATTGGCTACTCCGACCTGTTCAGCTTGTCCAAAGAAGACCTGACAGATGTGCTGTCAGAGTTCCCTGCCGCCAAACGTCACCTGGAGGAGAAAGGCAGACAGATCCTCACTAAGATGGGCATGTTGGAGGAAAGTGGGGAGGcagaggagggggaggcagaGAAAGTCGAAACCAAGATACAGAGGCTGGAGAGCAACTTGGAAGTCCTGCAAACGAAGCTAGCTCGTCTAATGGTGGAATTAGAGTCGAGCAACCGCAAGATGCAGGCCAGGGTGGAGCAGCTGGAGTGTGAGGTGGCAGCACTGGAGACTCAGCTGCCAGATGATGGGGAGGAAGGAGAAATAGGTGAGGGAAGAGGTGAAGGGGTGGGAGGAGAGGTTGGATGGGAGAGAgaagaggcagagggagaggaagaggagggctcAGATggaaaggtaaaaaaacaaggaCAGGGAGAAGATGGTAATGATGTGACCAaagagggagatggagagagcaCTAAAAGTACAAAGGAAGACATTGAAAGGATGATGGGGGGAGATAAATCTGGGCAGAAAGACCCAGACGAccgagaaaagaaaaaagaagatgatggggagaaaaacaaagacaagacaGGAGATGACCGGCCTGGTAAAGGAGATGGAGCTGAGATTGAACCTGAAGATGAGAAAAGTGGAGAGAGAGGATCtaaagaagaaaatgaaaagactGATGAAggctcagaaaatatagaaaatgagcagaaagaggaggaacagaaaaaaatgaatgaaaaggcaaaataa